In Myxocyprinus asiaticus isolate MX2 ecotype Aquarium Trade chromosome 3, UBuf_Myxa_2, whole genome shotgun sequence, the following proteins share a genomic window:
- the spaca9 gene encoding sperm acrosome-associated protein 9: protein MTDVKEQLHSTEEKYKRFKQQQFIFITALERSREHARDKTEPVSTVTQVQRYMNHHCSNATDRRIFSLFLEIISDLGVVLKLLQSSLSSQNNLCKTLETCKELLSPSNNINELRAHYPHSEINRLSCDEARNFYGGIVSVIPLALDLLTTYFKGGAQPVTPSVTETSPQQTEAKSIGMSADLDKATSNNSTSKKGTGGWHAGKPAWKPPGQTSH from the exons ATGACTGACGTAAAAGAGCAACTGCATTCCACTGAAGAAAAGTATAAGCGTTTCAAACAGCAGCAATTCATTTTCATAACAGCTCTTGAGCGGTCAAGGGAGCATGCCAGGGACAAAACTGAGCCTGTCTCCACGGTGACACAG GTTCAAAGGTACATGAACCATCACTGCAGCAATGCCACTGACAGACGCATCTTCTCGCTCTTTTTGGAGATAATTTCTGATCTTGGCGTTGTTTTAAAACTTCTGCAGTCCTCACTGTCCAGCCAAAACAATTTGTGCAAGACCCTTGAAACCTGCAAGGAGCTCCTCAGCCCCAGcaataacataaatgaactcaGGGCACA CTATCCACACAGTGAGATTAACCGCCTGAGTTGTGATGAAGCAAGGAATTTCTATGGTGGAATTGTGAGCGTGATTCCACTGGCTTTAGACCTCCTCACTACTTATTTTAAAGGAGGTGCTCAACCTGTCACTCCATCAGTTACAGAAACATCTCCCCAGCAAACAGAGGCAAAGAGCATTGGGATGTCTGCTGACCTTGATAAGGCTACCAGTAACAACTCTACATCTAAGAAAGGCACAGGTGGATGGCATGCTGGAAAACCAGCCTGGAAGCCACCAGGCCAGACAAGCCATTAA